One window of Thermocoleostomius sinensis A174 genomic DNA carries:
- the secF gene encoding protein translocase subunit SecF: MKLQVIRRRKLWWAISSFVILIGLIAMLISWQQIGSPLRPNLEFVGGTRLQLELDCTQPGNCDEPIAASEVREVLARQGLENSSIQVLDEHGLSIRTTNLTPEQRSQLQTDLNEAIGPFDVEQTQIDSVGPTLGRQILSAGLIALIVSFVGIMVYLSFRFQPDYAVFAIVALLHDVLVTIGVFAILGLLLGIEVDSLFLVSLLTIVGFSVNDTVVIYDRIRENLKLNPDRSIENTVDDAVNQTLARSINTTLTTILPLVAIFLLGGDTLKFFALALIVGFIAGAYSSIFIASTLLAWWRGRNEQLVPAVAESVDKG; the protein is encoded by the coding sequence ATGAAACTGCAAGTTATTCGACGGAGAAAGCTGTGGTGGGCGATCTCGTCCTTCGTTATCCTAATCGGGTTAATAGCCATGCTGATCTCCTGGCAGCAAATTGGGTCCCCGCTGCGACCCAACCTGGAATTTGTGGGCGGAACCCGCCTGCAATTGGAGTTAGACTGCACTCAGCCGGGCAACTGCGACGAACCAATTGCTGCTAGTGAAGTGCGAGAGGTCTTAGCGAGACAGGGCCTAGAGAATAGCAGCATTCAAGTGCTGGACGAACACGGACTCTCAATTCGTACTACCAACTTGACGCCCGAACAGCGATCGCAACTTCAAACCGATCTTAACGAAGCGATCGGCCCATTCGACGTTGAACAAACCCAGATTGATTCGGTAGGTCCTACGCTGGGGCGACAGATTTTGTCTGCTGGCTTGATCGCTCTGATCGTTTCCTTTGTGGGCATCATGGTCTACCTCAGCTTTCGGTTCCAGCCAGACTACGCTGTGTTTGCGATCGTGGCACTGCTGCATGATGTGCTTGTCACCATTGGCGTGTTTGCTATTCTGGGTTTGCTGCTCGGCATTGAGGTAGACAGCCTATTTTTAGTATCACTCCTGACTATTGTGGGCTTTTCGGTGAACGATACAGTCGTCATCTACGATCGCATCCGAGAAAACCTCAAGCTTAACCCGGATCGATCGATTGAGAATACGGTCGATGATGCCGTTAATCAAACCCTAGCCCGCTCCATCAACACCACCCTCACCACTATCTTGCCGCTCGTCGCTATTTTTCTACTGGGTGGAGATACTCTCAAGTTCTTTGCCCTAGCGCTTATTGTCGGATTCATTGCGGGAGCCTATTCCAGTATCTTCATCGCCAGCACGTTATTAGCTTGGTGGCGTGGACGCAATGAACAGCTAGTTCCCGCTGTGGCTGAGTCAGTGGATAAGGGCTAG
- a CDS encoding quinone-dependent dihydroorotate dehydrogenase gives MDIYTALIRPLLFSVINADAEQLHQQTMQWLSGLDTAQPLLLVRLLRQQIHRSCSFTHPALTQTLWGCQFSNPVGLAAGFDKDGLAAGVWSDFGFGFAELGTVTFHPQPGNPKPRLFRLPIDRAALNRMGFNNQGAAALATRLQALRDRTGTESTTDSIAPHPSIPLGINLGKSKITPLEAAVEDYVGSFRLLKSLGDYFVINVSSPNTPGLRSLQAVEQLEPILSGLQQENQNQKPLLIKIAPDLDWEDIAAIVHLTQTYHLAGIIATNTTIRRDRLKTQIIAATGQPVTAEAGGISGAPVRQRSTEVIRFIYQQTQGGLPIVGVGGVFTADDAWEKIIAGASLVQVYTGWIYEGPWMVKRILQGLVRKLEEHKLNQITDAVGMNYESRVS, from the coding sequence TTGGATATTTATACCGCTCTAATTCGCCCGCTGTTGTTTTCGGTTATCAACGCTGACGCAGAACAACTTCATCAACAAACTATGCAGTGGCTATCAGGGTTAGACACTGCTCAACCGCTACTGCTAGTTCGCTTACTGCGCCAACAGATTCATCGATCGTGCAGTTTCACGCATCCGGCATTGACACAAACCTTGTGGGGCTGCCAGTTTTCAAATCCAGTTGGGCTAGCGGCCGGGTTCGACAAAGATGGGCTAGCGGCTGGTGTTTGGTCTGATTTTGGTTTTGGCTTTGCGGAATTGGGTACCGTCACCTTTCATCCCCAACCGGGTAATCCGAAACCACGCCTGTTTCGTTTGCCGATCGATCGAGCCGCCCTTAACCGCATGGGCTTTAACAATCAGGGAGCCGCTGCCCTCGCTACCCGTCTACAAGCCTTGCGTGATCGAACAGGGACAGAATCAACAACCGATTCGATCGCCCCCCACCCCTCCATTCCCCTTGGCATTAATTTGGGTAAATCCAAGATCACCCCCCTGGAAGCTGCTGTAGAGGATTATGTTGGCAGCTTTCGACTACTCAAATCACTAGGCGATTATTTTGTCATTAATGTCTCGTCACCTAACACACCAGGTCTACGCTCTCTGCAAGCGGTGGAACAACTAGAACCAATTTTGTCGGGATTGCAGCAGGAGAATCAGAACCAAAAGCCGCTGTTGATCAAAATTGCCCCCGATCTGGACTGGGAAGACATTGCCGCGATCGTCCACCTCACCCAAACCTATCACCTAGCAGGAATTATTGCCACCAACACCACCATTCGGCGCGATCGCTTGAAAACTCAGATTATTGCTGCAACCGGACAACCCGTTACCGCAGAAGCGGGCGGCATCAGCGGTGCGCCCGTACGGCAGCGATCGACGGAAGTGATTCGGTTTATTTACCAGCAAACCCAAGGAGGATTGCCGATCGTTGGGGTGGGCGGCGTGTTCACCGCAGATGATGCTTGGGAGAAAATTATCGCTGGCGCAAGCCTAGTCCAGGTGTATACCGGTTGGATTTACGAAGGGCCATGGATGGTGAAACGCATTTTGCAAGGGCTAGTGCGTAAACTAGAGGAGCATAAGCTGAACCAAATCACTGACGCGGTGGGGATGAACTATGAAAGTCGAGTTTCGTGA
- the secD gene encoding protein translocase subunit SecD has protein sequence MGRQRSLIALILILAIGAIAVLVTVPLQLGLDLRGGSQLTLQVKPTEAVPTITPDKLAAVQSVIENRVNGLGVSEAQVQTAGQDQLIIQLPGVSDPAQAERVLGGTAQLDFREQRRGTEAQLPVELNLRSQFESEAQRLAASGDTEAIEANQQALQTREAAIAALFDKTGLTGDMLQDARESYDASSGTWSVNLSFNNEGGEKFAEITKNVAGTGRTLGIFLDDRLLSAPTVDVRYAETGITGGQATISGQFTTQEAADLAIQLRGGALPVPVEIIENRTVGATLGQDSIRRSIYAGLAGLVLVLIFMVVYYRLPGLIADISLMLYALFTLALFNILGVVITLPGIAGFILSIGMAVDANVLIFERTREELQAGKTLYRSVEAGFYRAFSSILDGNLTTLIACGALIWLGVGLVKGFAVTLAVGIVVSMFTALTCSRTLLLFVLGFPALRKPSLFSPKLSASLQTEKSS, from the coding sequence ATGGGCAGACAACGTTCACTCATTGCACTAATTTTGATTTTGGCAATCGGGGCGATCGCCGTGCTGGTCACGGTTCCCCTTCAACTGGGGCTAGATTTGCGGGGCGGCTCTCAACTGACGCTTCAGGTCAAACCTACTGAAGCCGTACCAACCATTACCCCCGATAAACTGGCAGCGGTTCAAAGTGTGATCGAAAATCGGGTCAATGGTCTTGGGGTGTCGGAAGCCCAAGTGCAAACGGCAGGGCAAGATCAGTTGATTATTCAACTGCCGGGGGTCAGTGATCCAGCCCAGGCTGAACGAGTATTGGGCGGTACGGCCCAGCTTGACTTTCGAGAACAACGGCGTGGCACCGAAGCTCAACTTCCGGTGGAATTGAACCTGCGATCGCAATTTGAGTCTGAAGCGCAAAGGCTGGCAGCAAGCGGGGATACAGAGGCGATTGAAGCCAACCAACAGGCCTTGCAAACCCGTGAAGCAGCCATTGCCGCTCTGTTTGACAAAACCGGGCTAACGGGAGATATGTTGCAGGATGCTCGTGAATCCTATGATGCTAGCAGTGGCACCTGGAGCGTGAATCTATCCTTTAACAATGAAGGCGGCGAGAAGTTTGCTGAAATTACCAAAAACGTAGCAGGAACCGGCCGAACGCTGGGGATTTTCCTTGACGATCGCCTGCTGAGTGCGCCCACGGTTGATGTCCGCTACGCTGAAACTGGAATTACCGGCGGACAAGCCACCATTTCTGGCCAGTTCACTACTCAAGAAGCAGCAGATTTAGCCATTCAGTTACGCGGTGGAGCGTTGCCAGTTCCCGTCGAAATTATCGAAAACCGCACCGTTGGCGCTACGTTAGGACAAGACAGCATCCGCCGCAGTATCTATGCGGGTCTAGCGGGACTGGTGCTGGTGTTGATCTTCATGGTGGTGTATTACCGCCTCCCCGGTTTAATCGCCGATATTTCCCTGATGTTATATGCTCTGTTCACGCTGGCCCTGTTCAATATTTTGGGGGTGGTGATCACGCTCCCTGGCATCGCCGGATTCATTCTCAGCATTGGCATGGCCGTAGACGCCAATGTGTTAATTTTTGAACGTACCCGCGAAGAATTACAGGCGGGCAAAACCCTGTATCGATCGGTCGAAGCTGGATTTTACCGCGCCTTCTCCAGTATTTTAGATGGCAACCTAACGACCTTGATTGCCTGCGGTGCTTTGATTTGGTTAGGGGTTGGACTGGTCAAAGGCTTTGCAGTCACGCTAGCCGTTGGAATTGTGGTCAGTATGTTTACAGCGCTTACCTGTAGCCGCACGCTGCTGTTGTTTGTTCTGGGATTTCCAGCCTTACGGAAACCGTCTCTATTCAGTCCTAAGTTGTCTGCTTCCCTTCAGACCGAGAAATCATCATGA
- the cphA gene encoding cyanophycin synthetase, producing MKILKTQTLCGPNYWSIRYHKLIVIRLDLETVANTLTNEISGFYDGLVEVLPSLVEHHCSPGQRGGFLRRVQEGTMLSHVVEHVALELQTLAGMPVGFGRSRETSTPGIYQVVFEYVDEQAGRYAARAAVRLCQSLVEVGHYPASELAQDLADLRDFALQSSLGPSTENIVREAETRGIPWMQLGARALIQLGYGLHQKRIQATLSSRTSILGVELACDKEGTKRVLRDSGVPVPRGTVIYYLDELEQAIEDVGGYPIVIKPLDGNHGRGITINIDNWDLAEEAYDAAKAVSKGVIVERFYRGRDHRVLVINGKVVAVAERVPAHVVGDGRSTISDLIEETNRDPRRGTGHDNILTRIELDRTSWELLDRQGYNLDTVLENGEVCYLKATANLSTGGIAIDRTDTIHPENIWLCQRVAKIIGLDIAGIDVVTPDISKPLRDVDGVVVEVNAAPGFRMHFCPSEGIPRNVAEPVLDMLFPPGTPSRIPILALTGTNGKTTTTRLLAHIIKQTGQTVGYTTTDGIYIGGYLVEKGDTTGPQSAQVILQDPTVEVAVLETARGGILRSGLGFTECDVAIVLNVAADHLGIGDIDTVEELAHLKSVVAETARPNGYAVLNADDPLVAAMAERVKAQIAYFSMNPENPILREHTQQGGLAAVYENGYLSILKGDWTLRIEQAVNVPLTMGGRAAFMIANALAASLAAFAHGIKIEDIRTALATFQASVGQTPGRMNLFNLGDFHAMVDYAHNPHSYQALGSFVRNWPGQRIGVIGGPGDRRDEDFVTLGRLSADMFDRILVKEDDDNRGRLRGDAARLIVQGLNEANTVAAYETILNETEAINLALDTAPKGSLVVILPESVSRAISLIQARNPKPDLALPTAITPQTNPEASLNTAVTNGKTEVHSESGGYVPSEAR from the coding sequence ATGAAAATTCTCAAAACTCAAACGCTGTGTGGGCCCAACTACTGGAGCATTCGATATCACAAACTGATAGTCATTCGTCTAGATCTAGAGACCGTTGCAAATACGCTTACCAACGAAATTTCCGGCTTCTACGATGGACTGGTGGAAGTGTTACCCAGTTTGGTTGAACATCACTGCTCTCCTGGACAACGCGGTGGATTTCTCCGGCGAGTGCAAGAAGGCACGATGTTGAGCCATGTTGTTGAACATGTGGCACTGGAGTTACAAACGCTGGCTGGAATGCCTGTTGGGTTTGGCCGATCGCGTGAAACCTCGACTCCCGGCATCTACCAAGTAGTGTTTGAGTATGTAGATGAGCAGGCCGGACGATACGCGGCGCGGGCAGCGGTGCGGCTGTGTCAAAGCTTGGTTGAGGTCGGACATTATCCTGCCTCTGAACTGGCTCAAGACTTAGCAGATTTACGCGATTTTGCGCTGCAATCGTCCTTGGGTCCCAGTACCGAGAATATTGTGCGTGAGGCTGAAACCCGTGGTATTCCCTGGATGCAGTTGGGAGCGCGGGCGTTAATTCAGCTAGGGTATGGTCTCCATCAAAAGCGCATTCAGGCAACCCTCAGTAGCCGCACAAGCATCCTGGGAGTTGAGCTAGCCTGCGACAAGGAAGGAACGAAACGGGTATTACGTGACAGCGGTGTGCCAGTGCCCCGTGGAACCGTGATTTACTATCTCGATGAACTGGAGCAAGCTATCGAGGATGTGGGCGGCTATCCGATCGTGATTAAACCGCTAGATGGCAATCATGGGCGCGGCATCACTATCAATATTGATAACTGGGATTTGGCTGAGGAAGCCTATGATGCGGCTAAGGCAGTATCCAAAGGAGTGATTGTCGAGCGCTTTTATCGCGGGCGCGACCACCGAGTATTGGTTATCAATGGTAAGGTGGTGGCTGTAGCAGAGCGAGTGCCAGCCCATGTGGTAGGAGATGGACGCTCTACCATTTCAGACTTGATTGAAGAAACAAACCGTGATCCCCGACGTGGCACGGGGCATGACAACATCCTGACGCGAATTGAACTCGATCGGACCTCGTGGGAGCTACTCGATCGACAGGGGTACAATCTGGATACAGTATTGGAAAATGGCGAAGTTTGCTATCTGAAGGCAACGGCGAATTTAAGTACGGGCGGAATTGCCATCGATCGTACCGATACAATTCACCCGGAAAACATCTGGTTGTGCCAACGGGTGGCTAAAATCATTGGGTTGGATATCGCCGGGATTGATGTAGTCACGCCGGATATTTCTAAGCCACTGCGGGATGTCGATGGTGTTGTTGTCGAAGTGAATGCAGCCCCAGGCTTCCGGATGCACTTTTGCCCTAGTGAAGGCATTCCTCGTAATGTGGCTGAACCCGTTTTGGATATGCTGTTTCCGCCGGGAACGCCCTCTCGTATTCCAATCCTGGCGCTGACTGGAACCAACGGCAAAACCACCACCACTCGCTTGCTAGCGCACATCATTAAGCAAACCGGGCAAACTGTGGGTTACACCACCACCGACGGCATTTACATTGGCGGTTACTTAGTGGAAAAAGGCGACACGACCGGTCCTCAAAGTGCACAGGTGATTTTGCAAGATCCAACGGTGGAGGTAGCAGTGCTGGAAACAGCCCGGGGCGGCATTTTGCGATCGGGTTTGGGCTTCACGGAATGTGACGTTGCGATCGTGCTCAATGTGGCGGCAGACCACTTGGGCATTGGCGATATTGACACCGTAGAAGAGTTAGCCCATCTGAAGAGTGTGGTGGCAGAAACGGCGCGTCCGAATGGCTATGCTGTACTCAATGCTGATGATCCGCTGGTGGCAGCCATGGCGGAGCGGGTGAAGGCACAAATTGCCTATTTCTCGATGAATCCGGAAAATCCCATTTTACGAGAACACACGCAGCAAGGTGGACTGGCAGCGGTGTATGAAAATGGCTATCTGTCAATTCTTAAGGGTGATTGGACGCTACGAATTGAGCAAGCGGTGAATGTGCCATTGACAATGGGTGGTCGCGCTGCCTTTATGATTGCCAATGCGCTGGCGGCAAGTTTGGCGGCCTTTGCCCATGGTATCAAGATTGAGGACATTCGCACCGCCCTAGCTACGTTCCAGGCTTCGGTGGGTCAAACCCCTGGACGCATGAATTTGTTTAACTTGGGTGATTTTCACGCCATGGTGGACTATGCTCACAATCCTCATAGCTATCAGGCGTTGGGCAGCTTTGTCCGCAATTGGCCGGGGCAGCGCATTGGGGTCATTGGTGGCCCGGGCGATCGGCGCGATGAAGACTTTGTCACGTTGGGGCGGTTGTCGGCAGATATGTTCGATCGGATCTTAGTTAAAGAGGATGACGATAACCGAGGGCGGCTTCGGGGGGATGCGGCTCGGCTCATTGTACAGGGACTTAACGAAGCCAACACGGTTGCTGCTTATGAGACCATTTTGAATGAAACCGAAGCCATTAACCTGGCTCTGGATACGGCTCCTAAAGGCAGCTTGGTGGTCATTCTTCCAGAAAGTGTTAGCCGGGCTATTAGCTTAATTCAGGCTCGTAACCCCAAGCCGGACTTGGCTTTGCCCACGGCGATTACTCCACAAACCAACCCAGAAGCTTCGTTGAACACAGCCGTTACCAATGGCAAAACGGAAGTGCACAGTGAATCTGGAGGCTATGTTCCATCGGAAGCGCGGTGA
- a CDS encoding Sec-independent protein translocase subunit TatA/TatB codes for MFNLGWPEVLIILLAAVIIFGPKKIPELGGALGKTLRGFKEEMNKPAEDEEQEYDHDA; via the coding sequence ATGTTTAATCTAGGCTGGCCCGAAGTATTGATTATTCTGTTGGCAGCAGTGATTATTTTTGGTCCTAAAAAAATCCCAGAGTTGGGGGGTGCTCTGGGAAAAACCCTACGTGGGTTCAAGGAAGAAATGAACAAACCAGCGGAGGATGAGGAACAGGAATACGATCACGACGCTTAG
- a CDS encoding cyanophycinase — protein MLQRDTNCLQPRMPQSTKTAVMVIGGAEDKIHGRLILQTFFQRCGGSDARIAIIPSASREPAVIGSRYHDIFEEMGAKAIEVLDIREREHGEDAVWQAFVEDCTGVFMTGGDQLRLCGLLSDTPIMERVRMRAQLGEITLAGTSAGAAVMGQQMIAGGGSGESPNRSLVDMTTGLGIIPEVIVDQHFHNRNRMARLLSAVASHTDRLGIGIDEDTCALFEGDGTFQVIGKGTVTIVDPREVSHTNYASVGASDPLSIHNMRLHILSHGDRFDLHKRQIAVPGR, from the coding sequence ATGCTGCAACGAGACACTAACTGCCTTCAGCCAAGGATGCCTCAATCGACAAAAACTGCTGTCATGGTTATTGGCGGCGCAGAAGACAAAATTCATGGACGGTTAATCTTACAAACCTTTTTTCAACGCTGTGGTGGGTCGGATGCTCGCATTGCTATTATTCCCTCTGCCTCGCGAGAGCCTGCGGTGATTGGTAGTCGTTATCACGATATTTTTGAGGAAATGGGCGCAAAGGCGATTGAGGTGCTGGACATTCGCGAGCGGGAGCACGGTGAAGATGCCGTTTGGCAAGCGTTTGTGGAAGACTGTACGGGTGTTTTTATGACTGGTGGTGATCAGTTGCGGTTGTGCGGGCTGCTGTCAGATACGCCAATCATGGAACGAGTGCGAATGCGGGCCCAGCTTGGAGAAATTACGCTAGCTGGAACCAGCGCTGGTGCAGCTGTAATGGGACAGCAAATGATTGCAGGCGGCGGTAGCGGCGAGTCGCCAAATCGATCGCTGGTAGATATGACAACGGGCTTGGGAATTATTCCAGAAGTGATCGTCGATCAGCATTTTCATAACCGCAATCGCATGGCCCGTCTGTTGAGTGCAGTTGCGTCTCATACCGATCGCTTAGGAATTGGCATCGATGAAGATACCTGTGCCCTGTTTGAAGGAGACGGCACGTTTCAGGTAATTGGCAAAGGAACAGTCACAATCGTTGATCCTAGAGAAGTCTCTCATACCAACTATGCCAGCGTAGGAGCCAGTGATCCGCTGAGCATTCATAACATGCGCCTGCACATCCTGAGTCATGGCGATCGATTTGACCTCCACAAACGGCAAATTGCAGTTCCAGGACGTTAG
- a CDS encoding proton extrusion protein PcxA yields MRSTIFSSIKGYVRTANRWLLRTPERALNEAYEAALAIKNLEDSYFNGERIFPDSKRYGRTTQNYFQSELKKNLDIIKLRMTEFRASRTIVRLSNQSITEVQLEDSAELQRINVIDRPAAILKKLRFIDEILSRYESRDPNPTSVIVIADANQSNGTNGASLVRASDEREATRNYGNPRSKTQLTGVKDALLDDPNTRKDARSITDKTGVLPRSILETVDRIKRELDPDAEQEVVRDFRRSKARTIISMRLVLFLIIIPLLTQQITKSFVVGPLIDQFRRDAPQVRIFLNDEMEEEALAELQKFEQRLRFKILIGEAEPQSDAEINEQVREKARELQEEFREISGDAIKNVFSDIFGLLAFFLVLISSRKEIEVLKSFMDQMIYGLSDSAKAFVIILFTDMFVGFHSPHGWEVLLEGVSRHFGLPANRDFIFLFIATFPVILDTIFKYWIFRYLNRVSPSAVATYKNMNE; encoded by the coding sequence ATGAGAAGCACCATTTTTAGTTCAATCAAAGGCTATGTTCGCACAGCTAATCGATGGCTTCTAAGGACACCGGAACGGGCATTGAATGAAGCTTATGAAGCAGCTCTTGCTATCAAGAATTTAGAAGATTCCTATTTCAATGGCGAGCGAATTTTTCCTGATTCTAAGCGCTATGGCCGCACGACTCAAAATTATTTTCAATCTGAGCTTAAAAAGAATTTAGATATTATTAAGTTGAGGATGACAGAATTTCGGGCTAGTCGCACGATCGTGCGGTTGTCCAATCAATCTATTACGGAGGTACAGCTAGAGGATTCAGCCGAGTTACAGCGCATTAATGTTATCGATCGGCCAGCCGCTATCTTAAAAAAGTTGCGGTTTATTGATGAAATCTTGAGTCGATATGAATCGCGAGATCCAAATCCAACCTCTGTCATTGTCATAGCGGATGCCAATCAATCTAACGGGACAAATGGGGCATCGTTAGTTCGAGCTAGTGACGAACGAGAGGCTACTCGAAACTATGGTAATCCTCGATCGAAAACACAACTGACTGGCGTCAAAGATGCCTTGTTGGATGATCCCAATACTCGCAAAGATGCGCGATCGATTACCGACAAAACGGGAGTACTGCCGCGATCAATTTTAGAAACTGTCGATCGAATTAAACGCGAATTAGACCCAGATGCGGAGCAAGAAGTAGTTCGAGATTTTCGTCGATCGAAGGCTAGAACGATTATTTCGATGCGGCTGGTGTTGTTTTTAATTATTATTCCATTGCTAACCCAGCAGATTACGAAGAGTTTTGTGGTCGGCCCGCTGATTGATCAATTTCGCAGAGATGCTCCTCAGGTCAGAATCTTCCTGAATGATGAAATGGAGGAGGAAGCATTGGCAGAACTACAAAAATTTGAGCAACGCTTGCGGTTTAAAATTTTAATTGGTGAAGCAGAACCACAATCGGACGCGGAAATTAATGAACAAGTGCGAGAAAAAGCCAGAGAACTTCAAGAAGAGTTTCGAGAAATTAGCGGAGATGCCATCAAAAATGTCTTTTCCGATATTTTTGGGTTGTTAGCATTTTTTCTAGTGCTGATCAGTAGCCGCAAGGAGATCGAAGTCCTGAAGTCCTTTATGGATCAAATGATCTATGGACTCAGTGATAGCGCCAAGGCATTTGTAATTATTTTATTTACCGATATGTTTGTGGGGTTCCACTCGCCTCATGGTTGGGAAGTCCTACTAGAAGGTGTCTCTCGCCATTTTGGACTGCCTGCTAACCGAGATTTTATCTTTTTGTTTATTGCTACATTTCCAGTGATTTTAGACACTATTTTTAAGTATTGGATTTTCCGATATCTTAATCGCGTTTCTCCATCAGCCGTAGCAACCTATAAAAATATGAACGAATAA
- a CDS encoding DUF3531 family protein — protein MKVEFRECDFFDLWIWLEFSTAPSPMEQQYVEEVFNSWFLLGKLGGFNAENLQVQDTGLDISYMDYNQDAADHSFMALMHNMSELEYQGVWGRCWFDLGTSDALALDVLINALEQLSKDYVTIERLIIGGENADWKIPGNKRSVFMEGEAKNSRYN, from the coding sequence ATGAAAGTCGAGTTTCGTGAATGTGATTTCTTTGATTTGTGGATTTGGCTAGAGTTCAGTACAGCCCCTTCTCCAATGGAGCAACAGTATGTGGAAGAAGTCTTTAATTCCTGGTTTCTATTGGGAAAACTGGGCGGGTTCAATGCTGAAAATTTGCAAGTTCAGGATACTGGCTTAGACATTAGCTACATGGACTATAACCAAGACGCAGCCGATCATAGCTTCATGGCTCTGATGCATAATATGAGCGAGTTAGAGTATCAGGGGGTGTGGGGGCGCTGTTGGTTTGACTTGGGAACCAGTGATGCATTGGCGCTGGATGTGTTGATTAACGCACTGGAACAACTCAGCAAAGATTATGTGACGATCGAACGATTAATTATTGGTGGTGAAAACGCTGATTGGAAAATTCCTGGGAATAAGCGATCGGTTTTTATGGAGGGAGAAGCGAAGAACAGTCGGTATAACTAA